ACTGCTTGTTCACAGGCATACGCTATAGGCATTATGCGATAATCATATTTGGCACAACTCAAATATAAGCGCTCAAGTAAACGACCCGCATTGAGTCGGTTTTGTAATGTTGATTTTGAGGTGGTGATAGCCGCCCACATGGGCGTTGCATCAAACAATTTATACATCAGATCAGCTTCACCCTGTCGGCCAAACTCGCCTTGCATATCTTCGTGAGTAACACCCATGCTGAAATATTGCTTGACAAGATTGGGAGCAGCAGATGTGTAAATCGAAATACCATCCCGTTTTTCCAGTAATTCTTCCCGCGAGTAGCGCCACCATCTAACACTGTCGAGATAAGCATTGTCATCGGCTACAAAGGCGTCTACCGCATCCTTGTGGATAGCGTTGATAGTAATGAGTTGTGCATCATTGGTAATTATGTGAAGTTGTAGTTCCTCGAAATCATTTTGAGATTCGAGTCTAGTGATAAACTTAGCTTCGGGTGTTTTCTCTAAGTAAGGTGCACGTGTGGTTTGTCGCTGAAACATTGCCTCGAACATTGGATGATCTTGTTTAAATTCTCCGGGCAAGAGCCTTATCTGTGCGGCAAAACCGTTTTCATGGAATTGACCATCGTTTTGATAAACAATTTCCGGCGTTATGCCCAGTTGCTGAGACGCTACAGAAATGTTTTCGATTGCACAGCCCACGGATTGCGACATCATACGTCTGTCTGCATCTGCGCGTCCCAAATTTCGCGATAAGTCGGCATACACATCTACCTGGTTTTCCTCAATATCGAATCTCCAGGGTTGCGTATTATGGGCGCTGGCAGCAAGCGCACCACATAGAACAACATAGGACTCTTTTTTAAGCGCGCCCCGGGAATTTTTATTCCAGTAGAGGTATGCGGGATCTGAATAGTTGACCTTTCCGGTGCTGTTAATACCGGCTACGCCCACGGCCACAGTGCCGATACCGTAGGCGCTGTACTTTATAAATTTACGTCTTGTAAACATTGATGGCTTCATGAATTAACACCCTCCTGCTGTTTTAATTCAGGTTGATCTGAGGTGATTTGTTTCGGCGTCATGCGTATCACCAGAATAAGCAGTGCTACGATAACCAAAGAAAACATGTGTCGTTCCCCGAGGTAGCTGATAAGTGCTGCGGAAGTTAATGGACCCAGAGCACATCCCATACTAAATACACCGGTAAACATACTGCTGCCGGTATGCATTTCGCCGTGAGGCAGGCGTTCGCCAACCATTGCCAGAGTGAGTGGAAAGAAGGTTCCCACCGACAAACCTAATGCTACGGAAGCAATAACGTATACCAGGGGGTGGCTGGAAAGAGAGGTAATAATAAGCGTGGCGACTGCGACAAAGGCCGCTACATAAAGTACGTTACTGCGGCCAAACTTGTCACTGAAAAAGCAAACCGGGATCATGCCGATACCGGATGACACCATAAAGAGAGTCAGAGGTAATCCAACTAAGCTCACGGAGATTGCTTGGCGCACCATAAGTATCGGTAGCAGAGTAACTAATATGCCCTCAAGCATTCCGTAAATCATCGCGCCGTGTAAAGGTATGGATATTTTTCTGAATATATTCGAGGAATAGTTACATTGATAATTAACGACGTTTTTTGGCAGCAAGAAAAGCACGGCAAAAATGGCTGCGAAAATTACCACTGAACTGTAGGCAAAAGCATAGATCGGAAATAGGGAATAAAGATAGGTTCCTAAGATCGGGCTTATCATAAAACCAACACCAAAGGCGGAACCGTGTAACGCGACAATTAAGCCACGTTTTTCATCATCAGCGTAGATATTTAGACCGGTTTGACCCGCCACCATATACAAACATACGCCGATAGCCATAATCGCACGTAAAATAAACCAGTGAACGATATCGTGCGTAAACGGAAAAACCGCAGTTGAAAACGTGGTCAGTAAAATACCCAAAAAAATGGTTACTTTAAGCTTATAGCTACGTATAAAACCCGCTACCAGAGGTGATGCAAGGCCGATGATGAGATAGTACAAGCTTGAGTTAGCGCCAATAAGTATTTGATCCACTCCGGCTTGTTCCATAAGTATGGAAATTAAGGGGTTAAAAATCCCCATGGAGAAACCCGATGCGAACGAAACCACATAGAGTCCAATCAGTGCTTTACTAAATGCTGAGCGATTACTATCTGTCACGGTACTTTATTTCCTTTTAAAGTGAGTATCTAATCGACAATTCAATTCTGTCGGTTTTTCGATAGTCGTAAAAATAGCTTTCCTTATCCGACGAATTAATACCCGTAATCGCGGCGCCTATTTCTAAGTGGTCGTTGATATCGTAGGTGGTATCTATACGGAACATGACCGAATCTTCGTCAATTAGGTAATTTGTCCAAAAAGTCGATATCATTCGGTCGTTATAGAAATCTCTGGATATATATAGAGAAATTTCTGTCGAATTTTGTTCATCTTCAAAGACATTCAAAACATGGTTATCGATCGATTCTCGGTAGAGCTCTACGGAGAAGAAGGTTTCCGACAATCCTGAATATTCAATCCCGAGCATTGCCTGGGTGTAGTCGGAATAGGTCCACCCCTGGATATCTGAGGCGCCACTCTCGATTTGATTGGCTATGTCATTACCGCTACGATTGAACGGCTTGTCGAGGCTTTTGGCTATGTCATATTTAAAGAGCCACGAACCGGCAATAAAGTTACCAAAGCTACCAAATCGAGTGAATTTTTCGTAAAAGGGCACATAGTCTATGGTCTGAAATTCCGGGTCGTAGTTTTTAACCGAAAACACAGCGAAGTCGTCGTAGCTGTTGGCGACAAAAAAACTAAAATCGCCGAGTGCAGTCGAGAAATATAAACGCGACAGTAATTCTGGATCCTTGAGATTGTCTGGGTTTGTGCTGTTGAGAATATTTACTCCTGCTTTGCGTGCCCTGATGAAAGGGTCGTAAATTGAGCCTTCAGCACCCAATTCGTGTGCTCGAAACTCGTGTAGGGCGATTAAGTTGTATTCCCAAGATTTCCCATAGAACGTAAGCTTACTTGAACCAACAGAAAGTCGCGCGTCTTCGACATCTTGTAAGCCCAGTTCCCGATAATCTCTGGAGTTTCCTATATCGCTAATTTGCGCACCTTCGCTTTCTCCCCAGCTAAAGTATTGTCGACCTAAGCGAAGATTGAACCAATTGGTAGCATCAACATCGAGATAGGCTTCCAGTAGACGCGAATCTGACTCATAGGTGTCTAGTGTAGCTTGAGTAAATTTGTCGCGACCTTCTAAGCTATAGGCACTGTCGTAGCTGGCGAGACCATCTATCTTAAATTTAATACTTTTTGAAAATCTGCCATCTACATTTAAATTAAACGCGGTCTGAAATTTCGAAAACTTAAAGTCTTGCGCCTCATAGCGATAGGCCCCGGTTTGCTGAATATATCCTCCAATAGATACTTCTGTGGAAGATGCTACCTCAGCCTTATCCTCGCTCGCTTCTATTCCAAGATCATCCAGATCAAATACCGGTGGTCGATTCATTTCAACATTAGCGTTTGTTTGCGCGAAG
The DNA window shown above is from Alteromonadaceae bacterium 2753L.S.0a.02 and carries:
- a CDS encoding putative MFS family arabinose efflux permease, which codes for MTDSNRSAFSKALIGLYVVSFASGFSMGIFNPLISILMEQAGVDQILIGANSSLYYLIIGLASPLVAGFIRSYKLKVTIFLGILLTTFSTAVFPFTHDIVHWFILRAIMAIGVCLYMVAGQTGLNIYADDEKRGLIVALHGSAFGVGFMISPILGTYLYSLFPIYAFAYSSVVIFAAIFAVLFLLPKNVVNYQCNYSSNIFRKISIPLHGAMIYGMLEGILVTLLPILMVRQAISVSLVGLPLTLFMVSSGIGMIPVCFFSDKFGRSNVLYVAAFVAVATLIITSLSSHPLVYVIASVALGLSVGTFFPLTLAMVGERLPHGEMHTGSSMFTGVFSMGCALGPLTSAALISYLGERHMFSLVIVALLILVIRMTPKQITSDQPELKQQEGVNS